CGCTTCATCGTCTCGCCGGCTTGCTTGACGGCGACTCGGGTCTCGTTGGATGTTTGCTTCAAATCGCCGGACAAGTCCTTGAAGGTCGATTCCATCGTTTTGGCCACGTCCCCGACGGTTTTGATGGCCTCCTCGACTTTGGGCATGGTTTGTTGCATTGCCTGCAGAGAACCCTTCAGCTCGGGAGAACTGACCATGGCATTGACGCCCTTGGAGGCCGCTTCTATCGAGTTGATCAACGCCTGGAAGTCGATCGCTTCGAGCTTGGCGACGATGCGTCCCGCGGCGTCCTGGGCCTTCTCGAAAATAGATGGGATGGTCGGGATTTCCTGATACGGGCCGCTCTGCGCCGCCTGGACGAAGTTCGCGGGGGTTTCGGGGTAGAAATCCAGGCCGACGTAAAGGAGGCCCGTCACGATGCTCTCCAACTGAAGCGAGCCCCGCAGGCCCTGATCGATGAGCGCCTTGGCGACTTCCGGATCGGTGATGGCGGCGCCCTGGCCGCCGCGCTGGGTTATCTTTTTCGCGTCGACGCGAATGATGACGGGGATACGCTGCACGCTCAGGTCCGAGCCGATCTGCAACAGGATGCTTTTTACTGCGCCGATCTCGACGCCTTTGAATTTCACCGGCGCCCCGACGCGGAGCCCGTTGACCGAGCCGTCGAAGTAGAGGATGAAATCGCGGGAAACGACAAACAGCCGTCCGGAGCCGATCAGCAGCACCGCGGTAACCACCAGGGCGAGGCCGCCAAGGACAAAGGCGCCGATCAAGGTCGGGCTTACTTTTTTGTTCATCTCTTCTCCTCCAGCCCCTCTTGCCCGCGGGTCAGGAAAGCGCGCACTTTGGGAGAACCCGAACGCAGCAGCTCCCTGGGATGGCCGCGGGCGATGACCGTATTGCTGTCGGCGTCGAGAAAGATGCTATTATTGCCGATCGTGAGAATGCTTGCCACGTCGTGCGTTACCACGACCACGGTGGCGCCGAGGCTGTCGCGCAGCTCGAGAATGAGATCATCCAGCAGGCGCCCGCTTACCGGATCGAGTCCCGCCGAAGGCTCGTCGAAGAAGAGAACTTCCGGGTCGAGCGCCATCGCGCGCGCGAGGCCCGCGCGCTTTTGCATCCCGCCGCTGATCTCCGACGGGTAATAATCTTCGAAGCCCTTGAGGCCGACCAGCGCGAGCTTGAGCGCGGCCACCTCGCGGATCTCGCCGGCTCCGAGATCGGTGTGGTCTTCCAGCAGGAGGCCGATATTTTCCGCCAGCGTCATCGAGCTCCACAGCGCGCCGCTTTGAAACAGCACTCCGACCCGCCGGAGAATTTCCTGCCGCTTGGCGGCGTCTGCCCGGGTGAAATTCTCGCCTTCGTAAAAGATCTCTCCTCTCGCCGGCTCTTCGAGGCCGATCAGATGCCTCAGCAGGGTGCTTTTTCCGGAGCCGCTGCCGCCCATGATGATGAAGATGTCGCCGTGCTCGACGGTGAAATTCACATCGCGCATCACGACGAAATCGCCGTAGGCCATCGTGAGATCGCTAACGACGATGTGCGGCCGCGCGCCGTTGCCGGGGAGAAGATGGTCAAGCTGTTCGGTCGCTTCCACCCGTCAGATCCCCACCACGTAAAAAACCACCGCCAGGATGCCGCAGGCGACGATGCTGGCGACGATGCCGCTGACGACCGCCGACGTGGTCGCGTCGCCGACGGCGGAGGCGCTCCGGCCGCACTGCAGGCCGCGAAGACAGCCGAAAAAGCCGATCAGCCCGGCGTAGACCGCGCTTTTGAAAATGCCGCCGAACATATCGGGGAGCCGGATCGCGCGGGTCGTCTCCAGATAATAGGTGGTCCAGGAGAGGTCCAGCATGCTGATGCCGATGGCCGCGCCGCCAAGCACGCCGATGAAATCGGCGTAAAGGCAGAGCAGCGGCATCATCAACGTCAGAGCGATGACGCGGGGGAGCACGAGAAATTCCATCGGCGGAAAGCCCATGGCCACGAACGCGTCGATCTCCTGGGTCACCTTCATGGTCCCGAGCTGGGCGGCGAACGCCGCGCCGGTGCGTCCCGCCATGATCACGGCGGTCATCATCGCGCCCATCTCGCGCAGCATGCCGATCGCGACGAGATCGGCGATGTAAATCTGCCCGCCGAACTGCTTGAGCTGCACCGCGCCGACGAAAGCGAGGATCACGCCGACGAGGAAGCTGATCAGCGTGACGATCGGCAGCGCCTGCGCGCCGCACTCCTGAATCATCAGCAGGAGGTCCCACGGGCGGTAGCGCGCCTTCATGCGCAAGAACCTGCCGAAGGCGGCGGTCATCTCACCCAAGAAGGCGATCGTCTCGACGGTGGAGGCGGCGGTCTCGATCGTCGTCTCGCCGACGCGCTCGAGCAGCGCTTCCTTGACCTCTTGCCGGCGCGCGCCTTTTCTTTCCGGCACCGCCTCGGCCAGCTCGAGCAGGCGGCGGATGCCGGCGGGCAGTCCGGCGAGGTCTACTTCGAGGCGTTTTTTGCGGCAGAGCTCGATGACTTTGGCGAGAAACGTGAGCAGACCGCTGTCCCACGCGGTCAGCTCGCGCGTATCGAACGAAACGCGCGCCGCGGCGCCCAGGCGCTCA
This DNA window, taken from Candidatus Binatia bacterium, encodes the following:
- a CDS encoding ATP-binding cassette domain-containing protein codes for the protein MAYGDFVVMRDVNFTVEHGDIFIIMGGSGSGKSTLLRHLIGLEEPARGEIFYEGENFTRADAAKRQEILRRVGVLFQSGALWSSMTLAENIGLLLEDHTDLGAGEIREVAALKLALVGLKGFEDYYPSEISGGMQKRAGLARAMALDPEVLFFDEPSAGLDPVSGRLLDDLILELRDSLGATVVVVTHDVASILTIGNNSIFLDADSNTVIARGHPRELLRSGSPKVRAFLTRGQEGLEEKR
- a CDS encoding ABC transporter permease yields the protein MAKAERRLDETAGTGSLSFEQKDNGELVVRLAGAWSLKGGLPSIAEVAERLGAAARVSFDTRELTAWDSGLLTFLAKVIELCRKKRLEVDLAGLPAGIRRLLELAEAVPERKGARRQEVKEALLERVGETTIETAASTVETIAFLGEMTAAFGRFLRMKARYRPWDLLLMIQECGAQALPIVTLISFLVGVILAFVGAVQLKQFGGQIYIADLVAIGMLREMGAMMTAVIMAGRTGAAFAAQLGTMKVTQEIDAFVAMGFPPMEFLVLPRVIALTLMMPLLCLYADFIGVLGGAAIGISMLDLSWTTYYLETTRAIRLPDMFGGIFKSAVYAGLIGFFGCLRGLQCGRSASAVGDATTSAVVSGIVASIVACGILAVVFYVVGI
- a CDS encoding MlaD family protein, yielding MNKKVSPTLIGAFVLGGLALVVTAVLLIGSGRLFVVSRDFILYFDGSVNGLRVGAPVKFKGVEIGAVKSILLQIGSDLSVQRIPVIIRVDAKKITQRGGQGAAITDPEVAKALIDQGLRGSLQLESIVTGLLYVGLDFYPETPANFVQAAQSGPYQEIPTIPSIFEKAQDAAGRIVAKLEAIDFQALINSIEAASKGVNAMVSSPELKGSLQAMQQTMPKVEEAIKTVGDVAKTMESTFKDLSGDLKQTSNETRVAVKQAGETMKRVETTLANVSALIDPDSPTFYELTRSLREVSSAARSLRQLANYLERNPRALIFGKPDSKKED